A section of the Lepus europaeus isolate LE1 chromosome 19, mLepTim1.pri, whole genome shotgun sequence genome encodes:
- the LOC133747743 gene encoding uncharacterized protein LOC133747743, whose translation MGFCFGRGSPQLPSVQSLRQRLQGRYLKRIFLFLFGHEFIQQNLSRAPASPPDSRIPLCVQRVHFRLTDPEWNSGVSGVSSGSPIAADRRSQKTLMLSSARGRALRPWFTPPHGHKRVGQSGSPEQELHSAPQGAGVQAPPGSLAGRTALGLPWAAGAPGGLLHLLCRGLWVPQAGCCTCCAATPAPSSPLSSVAAVSARACAAPASWAQETGESGGSRSARRQRHLRVEAVLWSAAPLPLCLPPPRYPSLTPGRFVSCPWSEALVDSALRAGACCSLCLRSSSTRGLAPWITSDALRTSAPSCQGFLSFALKIELSQVPRKLPSTHGCFVRSCMNQ comes from the exons atggggttttgttttggccgTGGTTCGCCTCAGCTGCCGTCAGTGCAGTCTCTTCGGCAGCGTCTGCAGGGACGTTACTTGAAacggatttttctttttctttttggtcacgAGTTTATTCAACAAAACCTGTCTAGAGCACCTGCTTCGCCTCCGGACTCGCGAATCCCACTGTGTGTTCAGCGTGTCCACTTCAGGCTTACAGATCCGGAATGGAATTCGGGGGTTTCCGGggtttcctctggatctcccatcgCGGCTGACAGGCGCAGCCAGAAAACCTTGATGTTGTCTTCG gcaagggGCCGGGCTCTCcggccctggttcactcccccacatggccacaagcGGGTTGGGCAGAGCGGAAGCCCGGAGCAGGAGCTGCATTCGGCCCCCCAGGGGGCCGGGGTCCAAGCAcccccaggctccttagcagggaggACTGCGCTCGGGCTCCCGTGGGCTGCGGGTGCCCCAGGcgggctgctgcacctgctgtgccgtgggctgtgggtgccccaggcgggctgctgcacctgctgtgccgcgACACCTGCCCCGTCGTCGCCTCTCAGCTCTGTTGCGGCGGTGTCTGCCCGGGCCTGcgctgcccctgcctcctgggcacaGGAGACAGGAGAATCGGGTGGAAGCCGAAGCGCGAGGCGTCAGCGTCACCTCCGAGTAGAAGCAGTTCTCTGGTctgctgctccccttcctctctgtcttcccccaccGAGGTACCCCTCCCTGACCCCAGGCCGCTTCGTGTCCTGTCCGTGGTCCGAGGCCCTAGTGGACTCTGCCCTCAGGGCTGGCgcttgctgttccctctgcctgcgTAGCTCTTCCACCAGGGGACTTGCTCCCTGGATTACCTCAGATGCCCTTCG AACGAGTGCTCCATCCTGTCAGGGATTTTTGTCTTTTGCGTTAAAGATCGAACTATCCCAAGTGCCTAGAAAATTGCCTAGCACGCATGGGTGCTTTGTAAGGAGTTGCATGAATCAGTGA